The DNA sequence ttaaatatttgttaacCTTTTTGGGTAACCGCAGGTGACCAGAAGTGACTGATGgtgcttttttttaaacgaGGGAAGCGCAGTATCCACAGCTGCCAATATAACcacaaaaaagtgttttttttttcttatttttgctggtcagctacTTGTATGTAAATTCTGctctcctttctttttgtaAGAAATTATCTATAACCTGACTTAGCAAGTTACCAACATGGCTCCTCAAGCGATTTGACTATTTTGGACATGCAGAGAATTTCGCTAGTGAGCAAACAATAAAACTAAATGTCACTGAACtttcactgaaaataaaacaagtgaTCAAACTCAAAGCTCAATGGTAACAGCTTcatttacagtatttacaaaTGCCAATGGCAACAGATGGCATACGAAATGGTAAACTGTCACTCTAGGTTTGCAACAAAACGCTTCTTTACCTCTGCATACAACAGAATCAATGAATACTATGAGCCAACACCATCGACAACATGTGAAATCTGTTAGTCATGAGCAGGAATGATTAGTAGTGTTTCATGTCTTGAGGAGACGTCTCCTAGTCACCATGCGGAGAAGCTTGGCTCCCAGACGGGTCTAAAAAATGTGATGAAAGTCTATCTCTCCAATGAACTTTGCCAAAGCAAAAACTATGCATGGAGTTCTCACAGACAGTCAGTGAAGCACGGCATCCGGGCGGACTCAGAAAACATGTCATCGAAGCATATTGACCAATAAGCTTTCATCTGTTCTCCATTTCGGCGAAAATGTACAAGAATCTCCCATAGACTCCCAGTGAAGCACGGCATCAGTGGGGTGTCTATGTACTGTATTTATCGTGGTTTCAAAAGGGAAATTAATGAAAATATAGTAGAAGGCAACTTGAAATGATAATTGTGTTTCACTTAGTAAGACAGATAACACCTTTAATTGCAACAAAATCAATTTATATTGACAAATTCAATTCTTTTGGCAATTTTATGGGGGAAGTCATGCTTCCTGTGTAGTCACAATCGCTTGTGGTGACAAGGGAAGTGATTTTAAAGAGTTTTGGGTCCTTTCTGAGAAACTTAGACCCCCATCGACCTGAGGGGGCAGCTAACCAAGGTTGCAGATAGGTCAGAGGTTGGTGGTGCAGGTCTAATCACCTTCTCGAGCTTGCTTTCCAACCATCTTCACATTTGACAAAGGTTACTTCTTTTGCCAGATTTAGAGGTTGAGTGTCTTTCATGCAGAAAACCAACCTAGAGGCAAGAGTTGAAAAACCAGCTGTTGAATTTGGTTGGCCTCAGTTAGTGTGAATCTCAGTCACGGCACGTTGGCCCAACCAGAAAGGATCCTTACTCACTTCTTCTGGGTCTCACCGGCTTTGACGCGGATCTTGCGGACCATGATATGGGAGCTGTTGGCATCATCGCCGGACCACCATGAGGATACCATCTTCATCAGGGAGGAGGTGGACCAGCCACCGGTCTCCTCCAGCTTAAATGTCATCATCAGCAGGTCCCCCAGGTCTTCCTCAGTCACCAGCAGGAACGAGTGGGTCCTATTGGCCATGATCTTGCCCGTGCTGGAAGGGAGACTGCCTGTCAAGCACTGTATACAGAACCAACTCTATCATGCCGACGTGATCAACAGGAATGACCTCCATGGTTGACGTCATCATCTAgggcaatgtttcccaacccaatcCTTGGAGACCTACAGACAGTCCACTTTTTTGCTCCTTCTCATCTCCtgcatggactgtctgtgggtctccaAAGGCTGGATTGGGAGCCGCTGCTCTAGAAGCACCTGAGGCACGAGCTCAGCGGGGAACTCACACGTGCAGCTGGAGATTCTCAGCATCCCCATTGGTCCCATACACAGACACCATGACTGAGGGCTCCAGCTCAGGGCAGGTCCGTTTACAGGAGAAGTGAATCTTTAGCTGATAATGGTAAACTGTTGGCGAGCAATAAAGCATCACTGGATGTCACGTGTCACAGCACAGTTTAACCCCTAACTAGCAGGGTTTAGTTGTCTTTGAGAGTGAGGTGAAGGTTTTAGAAAGGTTTTGAGATGTTGCCCTACCTCGGAATGGCATAGAGGAGCGCGTCCTGGTAAACATCCTGTGGTCACGTGCGTGGCGGACCCTCCGTGCGTCGTAGCCCACGCGGCTGCAGCGGCCCTTGTTGCAGCTGAGGCAGATGCCGCGGTCAAACATGTCGCTGGTGCCGCAGCGGTAAGCCTGACCCACGGTGTCGCCGTTCAGCAGTGAATCAATGAACAGGTGCACGGAGCGCTCATGCTCGCACTGGACCGCCACGCTCATGGCTGAGGGCCAGTCTGCGGGGATGCCGAGAGAACAGGTGTCACAGAGCACAGCGGGCAACCACCTTCAGAACTCAACGACAGCCAGTGCGTCTGTCATTTCTGGCCGCCACGTGATTGGTTCCCTCCCGAAACTCACCCGCCAAGCTGAACTGGGCCACCACTTCCAGGGCCCTGCGCAGGTCGCAGCCTGGCTGGGAGGTCCCCCCATTGGGGTAGACGTCCAGGTGGCCCACGGGCCTTTGGATGCCGATGCTGAGACCCAAGGATGCACGTGTAAAGGTGTGGACCACATCCACAAAGTGAGCGTCATCAGGGGAGAGGCGCCGGTCAGCATGGGCCCCCTCGAAGACTGGTCCGGCTGGATCCAATCCTACAAAAAGCAGAACCATACTACGGTAAATGATGTCCACATGCCTTTAAATGCTACAGGTTTGTCTTTATACTCCACCCATATATGTCTTTAATCCCCGCCCACCCTAACAGTAGCCATTGGTCATTGCTGTTTTTGCTCCACTGTGTTGAGGAACTAGTTCCTCAAGAATTATCACATCCTGCCAATCACTGGTTTATGTCACTTCCCTACCCCCATTGCCCCCAGACCCTGTGCTTACCAGTAATCCTGCCGACCTTCCTGGAGGTGTTGCTGCCAGCGAACCCAGCGACATGGGCCCCCAAGCTGTAGCCAATGAGGTGGAGGTTCTCTGCTGAAACACCCGTCTTGTCCTTGAGGAGAATAATGAGGCGTGTGAGAGAGCTGAAGCGGCTCTGCTTAGATGGCTGGATCGGTCCACGGTGACAGAACACGCACCATAATCCAGTCAATAAGACGGGCTACATCTTGCCCCACGAGCTCCGTGTCCTGGGCTGAAGTGAAGTAGTGGTTATGGGCCCTACTGAGCCAGTCCACCACGATGACGTTGGCGTCTGGCTCTCTCTCGAACAGAGCTGACACCAGCTTGGAGACCCAGCTAGCCAGCATGCCGCTCACCTGGGGGGGTTATTCACTTAGTGAGACCCTCAGCTCAGCCAGACCTCATATACACCTGCTCAGAGTTAACTATGGCTTTTGACGTGTGATCAGCGAAACATTGCTAAAGCTTACCGTCCATCCGTGGATGACCAGGAAGGTTCTCGAGGTGGCGTTGAACCTGCATTTGTGCAGGGAGGCTGCATTCCCAGCTTCTATGTAGCACTCGTCTTCGTGGGGGGGCCCAGGGCTGCGTACAGAGAACTTTGTGTGGGTCGGGTTAGCTTCTGTGTGGTTGCTGTCCTCGGTTTGGCTCTCCTGGTTGAACAGGTCCTTCAAGGGCTCCAAAACATTGCCTGCATTAAACATTTAGTACACTTACATTTTTTGACGTTATCACTGTATTTTGTAAGctttattaaaattaaagttATAGTCCTAACTGCCAGATTTTATGATTAAATCAACTAAGTTTCGCGGCATTTCTGAATAGCTGGTGTCGGGTGTCAACCGTCATTTGAACTATATATTTCACAAATTCATACTGATGTTGATAAAGGTGACGCTTGTTGAAATCTAAGACTCTGTCATTACTTCATGCACCATTGCACTGTGTATAATGGCTTCAGTGCATCGCCGACATGATACCTAGGTGGTATTCACTCTTCACTCTGTTCGACACGGTCAGCCCCATAGAGGCAGGCTATAACCTTGTCCCGGTCGGGGGGTGAAGGTCAGTACCTTACGCTTATGTAATACAAGATCGCGATTCAAATTTAATCAGCAAAAAACAGATTCTCTGTTATAAAAGCAAAACCCCAAGTTTCTCCAGTTATGAAACGTACAGTACATCTATTGATATTCATTTCCCaggtaaaaaataatttatttacttAAAAATAGATCTGGTTTAGTCATTGAGACAATTCACGCGATGATCCAAATGAAAGTTCATATTCGGTTAGCTCACAAAATATCCAgctatttaaaaactttttcttAATAAATGCAACAAATCTGACCAGATGAGCTCTTAAACGAATACAGGCAGCCGCGTTGATTTAACACAGGAAAACCTGCAGCTTGCTCAACTTACCAAAGAAGTTGGATTCGTCTTCGTTTAAAAGTTTCACAGGGGGCACTGCAGTATTTAACACGATCAATAAAATGCAGCAGTAACCCTCTACTTTCATGTCTTTCCGGAAATTTGCGATCTATCTCGAAGACCCGATCAGCGCAAAATCTAATGTAATGAAATGCAAAACTGTTGCCTGcggatttaaaaaataaacaagaaatcaATATTCCTTGTGTGTTATTATAGCATTAATATGTTTCAGGGGGTCTGACAGCTTTTAAATAGCGCATCCGGACGCCCAGGGGGCTGCACTCTGGGCGTGATTATTATACCGGACTAGTGATGCGATACACATTAAGTCACCGGAAAGTTCCTTACAAATATCCCCAGAtaccattttatttatatattataatgaCCTTACAGCTGTTGGGGTGACATGTCAGGTGACTTTCTCGCAAAGGCAAATTAGAAGGCGTTTATTCTCACGATTTGATACAAATACAAATAGCCTACTGAAATGCGTGATGTTGCTGAAAACCCGTTTAATTTTATCTACACATTGTGGAGTCAGGTGTTCATCCATGGACCCGGCAGTGTATTGTGTTGCAACATTTACTGTGCTTGGATCGTCAATTTACTACGCTATAAAAGCGTGTGTGTTAACATACACATAGCCTGTATAAAACTATCGATCTGATAACAGCTTATCACAAACAGGGTCGCCATAATACAAATCTGAACCTAAACTTTAATAGAGATGAAAAAACTTTGGGTGCAGCTTGAAGATCGGGGGTTAATTGTCAGTCAAAATGTAGTTTAAGCGTAGAATTATAAGTAAATGCAATTAACTTTAAAGCACGGCACTGTGAGGGCATGTAAGAAGAGAGGGGGTGGGTGTTCCTTTGTGTCGCCTTTCAGGTGACATTGTCATCGTTCACCAGCCCATGACGAGATTAATCTGGACGGAACATCGTGCTGTCATGACCGAGAGCTCTGAGCGGTGGTCTAAATGCCCCCTCCCCGTTCGGTTTTCTTCTCCTCGTTTTTTGTTGTTCCATTAGCAGATGGTGAACCTTCAGTATAAATATTTGATAATATCAAACGAATGCGCAATGACCCCTACCCGTGGAAGACACAGGGAGTCATGCATGAGAAGCTGATAGATCATCTTAAAACTAGTTACAATCGCACGTTGTAATACTTCAAAATATAATTCGGTGTTGATTTTAGCGATATAAATGTACTGTTATTTGAGTAGTGGTTTACATATAGGCGCACGTTTGATTTCAACATTGATAGGGACCGAATCAGCTCcgaacccccgccccccgcgtCTAccggtactcccacaatattggtagggcCATGTCCCTACAGACCACACCCATTGGATAAGAAAATGGGCATTTAGTGGGTTGGGGGTTATTGGATGTGCCTGATTAGGGTTACAGTTTGTCCCCGTTAGTGACGCACGGGTGAGTTGGAGTACTGCCAAACGCCGAAGTCACATGCCTGCCTTCTGCGCTTGCTCCTCCTCGCCCAGCTGCTGCGATTAATGGAAAACCATGCTATGAGGGTATCAGGGATCACCTGAGTTTGTTTGAGAGCTGGTGAAAAATAAGGCGGGCACCAAAACTGGAAATCGTGATGTCATTAGACAATAACGCGACAAAGAAACAATACCACGTGCCAAGAGCCAATGTCCTTCATCCTGTCCGCGTATACGAACAAACGTGTCCGTGGCAAAATGTTTTGAGTGAGAAAAAACTGTgtatgttacatttttaaatgcggTAAACGTTGCAATCTGATCAAATGTTCCATCAGAATCCGTCCTACCAGGTGTTTTTATGCTTCTGCTCCCGCTTCTATGGTTCTGTGCAGAGATAGAAAGTTCAGgtacagaaagtacaaatccagagcCAGCTGGTTggtgttttaaccaaccagctgagttctctgtgactgtgactctttggttgaaacaaaatcttactctggatttgtagtttctggacctgaactttccaccacTGGGTTTATGCAACActttccttggggggggggcacaagtaacttagtaactcagctACTACACATCatgtacaaatcatgaacaaatctaGTAACAGCAGGAAATACATGAACCAgtatgactgattaatgatgaacgaacatagGATCAGTATGTAACACTTATTTTCTGGTTAATCAATACACTAACAGAAAAAAGTAACAATTTATACCTTTGATAAAGATTATCCTTTTAGTCAAGGAATTGGGAACTGCTCGGAGATCAGTGGGTTTTGGAAAATGCAAACAGATTGATATTTTCTTAATACCACGGCTCTGTTTAAATTAAAGTACAAAACATAATGCTTTGTCAGCCGCTGTTTATTTCTACAGATGGATGGCGCCACCGGGTAAAATTAATTGGCCCTGGATCATTTGTACATAAGTACTGAGAGCTTGCGTTGACAAACATCTGGACATCTGCTGCCCCACTGAAACATTTTGATTCATTTTATTCTTGCATCTGAATATGTTTTACTAGTTATGGGTGTCACGATAGAAGAGTTGGGAAAATTTCTCTCAGTGAGAATTAGCGAGGGCTTCAAATCAGGAATGAAGGGGACAGAGTTTTTGCTGCTCTGATTTACTGTTGGGTTTCAGTGTTAGTAGTTTTGCCTGTGTTGTTAGTGGGCCTATTAGAAGAGGACTGAAGGACGTGGTGAAACCCTGCCATCTGGGTAGAGCCAAGCTGTCCTGGCATGGTAATTTTCATGGGGCACTTAATTCCTTCTGCAGAAATTTTCTGAGAAATGTCTGTTTAACTTCTCTCCACTGCGTCGGTCCAGGGATTTCCAGGAACTGCTGTACTTGCGAAATAACGACATTTTAAAATCTCATTTTGGAGAACACGCACAGGCAAGACTGTGCTGTTTGAAGTGAAAAAAATCCTGGCTTTATCGGTGATTCTCCTTTGTAGATAAAGTCAGAAAGTGACAGGACTACATGAGGTTTACCAGCTTTATTACAGTACCAAGTTCCCCCTCTAATACAGTACATTGCATCTCAAAACAAACATAATAACAGCCCGCATTGGCGGGAGAAATGCCTACCAAACCCACTTTCCCATCTCTCTGTATGAAATCCACCTTCAAAAGCAGAACATTAGCTCAATAGTACTTCAAAGTAGAGGATAATAAAATAGATATCTTTGGAAGCCTAGCAAAAATATATTATGTACAGCgtaatatacaaatatacacatacattcaATAAATAGAGTATGCAGTATTATTGGAGAGATAATAATCATGGAAGGTAATACACTCAAGTACCAGGGCTGACATGAGCTTCGATGGCTGAGATTTCAGGTCAGTCCCTTATAGCAGACAGTGAACTAGCCGAATGATTTTCTTGTGTGACCCTGACTTGTGGGGACTCATAACCATACCTTGACTGCACCCCTTAAGTCCAATGACATTATAGACATGAAAGAGACAGGATATGTGAGTTTCAATTTGTTTTATCTAAATTTGAGAAATCGCATCTCAGTGGTCTAGCCCCATTTCACGGAATTTGTGACAATTGCCCGGGTTGGTCCCTTTGGTGTAAAACTGGGAAGCTTTAAGCCcctaatttttacatttttaaattattattattattctaagAGCCTAGATATAGCATGCATTCCAAAGACTTGTTTGACAACATTTCAGTTTCTGTGAAACTGTACACATGAGACAACTGAGAGTTAACTAGGATGGCTAATAAGCTATTGGAGGTAACATGTGTCTGCTTTAAGAGGGGATTCATCTTCATGTCATTATGGGCATGATGTGACCAAAGCTAACCTTAGGACATC is a window from the Paramormyrops kingsleyae isolate MSU_618 chromosome 21, PKINGS_0.4, whole genome shotgun sequence genome containing:
- the LOC111847579 gene encoding lipoprotein lipase-like isoform X2, which gives rise to MKVEGYCCILLIVLNTAVPPVKLLNEDESNFFGNVLEPLKDLFNQESQTEDSNHTEANPTHTKFSVRSPGPPHEDECYIEAGNAASLHKCRFNATSRTFLVIHGWTVSGMLASWVSKLVSALFEREPDANVIVVDWLSRAHNHYFTSAQDTELVGQDVARLIDWIMDKTGVSAENLHLIGYSLGAHVAGFAGSNTSRKVGRITGLDPAGPVFEGAHADRRLSPDDAHFVDVVHTFTRASLGLSIGIQRPVGHLDVYPNGGTSQPGCDLRRALEVVAQFSLADWPSAMSVAVQCEHERSVHLFIDSLLNGDTVGQAYRCGTSDMFDRGICLSCNKGRCSRVGYDARRVRHARDHRMFTRTRSSMPFRVYHYQLKIHFSCKRTCPELEPSVMVSVYGTNGDAENLQLHVTGKIMANRTHSFLLVTEEDLGDLLMMTFKLEETGGWSTSSLMKMVSSWWSGDDANSSHIMVRKIRVKAGETQKKRRIRRD
- the LOC111847579 gene encoding lipoprotein lipase-like isoform X1 is translated as MKVEGYCCILLIVLNTAVPPVKLLNEDESNFFGNVLEPLKDLFNQESQTEDSNHTEANPTHTKFSVRSPGPPHEDECYIEAGNAASLHKCRFNATSRTFLVIHGWTVSGMLASWVSKLVSALFEREPDANVIVVDWLSRAHNHYFTSAQDTELVGQDVARLIDWIMDKTGVSAENLHLIGYSLGAHVAGFAGSNTSRKVGRITGLDPAGPVFEGAHADRRLSPDDAHFVDVVHTFTRASLGLSIGIQRPVGHLDVYPNGGTSQPGCDLRRALEVVAQFSLADWPSAMSVAVQCEHERSVHLFIDSLLNGDTVGQAYRCGTSDMFDRGICLSCNKGRCSRVGYDARRVRHARDHRMFTRTRSSMPFRVYHYQLKIHFSCKRTCPELEPSVMVSVYGTNGDAENLQLHVTGKIMANRTHSFLLVTEEDLGDLLMMTFKLEETGGWSTSSLMKMVSSWWSGDDANSSHIMVRKIRVKAGETQKKLVFCMKDTQPLNLAKEVTFVKCEDGWKASSRRRRIRRD